From Erigeron canadensis isolate Cc75 chromosome 8, C_canadensis_v1, whole genome shotgun sequence, one genomic window encodes:
- the LOC122578171 gene encoding CTP synthase-like isoform X2, which translates to MKYVLVTGGVVSGLGKGVTASSIGLLLQSCGLRVTSIKIDPYLNKDAGTMSPFEHGEVFVLDDGGEVDLDLGNYERFLDVKLTRDNNITTGKIYQERKGDYLGKTVQVVPHITDAIQDWIERVAAVPVDGKEGPPDVCVIELGGTIGDIESMPFIEALGQFSYRVGAGNFCLIHVSLVPVLNVVGEQKTKPTQHSVRGLRSLGLTPNILACRSTTALDANVKEKLSRFCHVPEENIVTLYDVSNIWHIPLLLRDQKAHEAILKVLDVDLSCIVSKPVLREWTARAQLCDMLNETVRVAMVGKYTGLSDSYLSVLKALLHASVACRRKLVINWVSASDLEDVTAIENPEVNRAAWNSLKSADAVLVPGGFGDRGVEGKIIAAKYARENNIPYLGICLGMQTAVIEYARSILGLENANSTEFDPNTTDPCVIFMPEGSKTHMGGTMRLGSRRTYFQNLDSKAAQLYGSQRFIDERHRHRYEVNPDMVLQLEKAGLSFTGKDESGRRMQVIELESHPYFVAVQFHPEFKSRPGKPSALFLGLIAAASGQLDLLLKKSVTKTNVFANGMSAGSPHRYGNGKSPVNGIYINGNGNGLHV; encoded by the exons ATGAAGTATGTTTTAGTGACTGGAGGTGTTGTAAGTGGACTTGGAAAAGGAGTGACTGCTAGCAGTATTggtcttcttcttcaatcttGCGGTCTTCGTGTTACTTCGATTAAAATTG ATCCATATTTAAATAAAGATGCAGGAACAATGTCTCCATTTGAGCATGGAGAAGTGTTTGTATTGGATGATGGAGGAGAA GTGGATTTGGACCTTGGCAACTATGAACGGTTTCTTGACGTTAAATTGACACGTGATAATAATATCACCACCGGAAAAATTTACCAG GAGAGAAAGGGAGATTATCTTGGAAAAACTGTTCAG GTTGTTCCCCACATCACAGATGCTATTCAGGATTGGATCGAACGTGTAGCAGCTGTACCAGTAGATGGAAAAGAAGGCCCGCCTGATGTTTGTGTTATTGAATTAGGCGGCACTATAG GGGACATTGAATCTATGCCATTTATTGAGGCTCTTGGACAATTCTCATACCGTGTTG GTGCCGGAAACTTCTGTTTAATACATGTCAGCCTCGTGCCTGTTCTCAATGTTGTTGGTGAACAA aaaacaaaacCGACCCAACACAGTGTTCGGGGATTAAGAAGCTTGGGATTGACGCCAAATATATTAGCTTGTCGCAGCACAACG GCATTGGATGCGAATGTTAAAGAGAAACTTTCTAGGTTTTGCCATGTTCCG GAAGAGAACATAGTCACCTTATATGATGTCTCCAACATATGGCATATACCTCTACTCTTACGT GACCAGAAGGCCCACGAAGCAATACTGAAGGTGCTAGACGTGGACCTTTCATG TATTGTATCTAAACCCGTATTGAGAGAATGGACAGCTAGAGCTCAACTTTGTGACATGCTAAATGAGACG GTCAGGGTTGCCATGGTTGGGAAGTACACTGGTCTTTCAGATTCTTACCTATCTGTGCTAAAG GCTTTGTTGCATGCTTCTGTTGCGTGCAGAAGAAAATTAGTCATCAATTGGGTGTCTGCTAGTGATCTTGAAGATGTAACTGCCATAGAA AATCCCGAAGTTAACAGAGCTGCTTGGAATTCCTTGAAG TCTGCGGATGCTGTTCTTGTTCCCGGTGGATTTGGTGACCGAGGTGTGGAAGGGAAGATTATTGCAGCAAAATATGCACGTGAAAACAATATCCCGTATCTTGGCATTTGTTTAGGAATGCAGACTGCTGTGATCGAGTATGCAAGATCCATTCTTGGTCTTGAGAATGCAAATAGCACCGAATTCGATCCAAATACTACTGATCCTTGTGTTATTTTTATGCCCGAG GGTTCAAAAACTCATATGGGTGGTACTATGCGGCTCGGATCTAGGAGGacgtattttcaaaatttagacTCAAAAGCCGCACAATT GTATGGTAGTCAAAGGTTCATTGATGAGAGACATCGACATCGATATGAg GTGAATCCCGACATGGTGTTACAGCTAGAAAAAGCTGGTCTGAGCTTCACAGGTAAAGATGAAAGTGGTCGGCGTATGCAG GTTATTGAACTAGAGAGTCATCCATACTTTGTCGCCGTTCAGTTTCATCCCGAGTTTAAGTCTAGGCCTGGAAAGCCTTCTGCACTTTTCTTAG GGCTTATTGCAGCAGCTAGTGGTCAATTGGATTTGCTTCTGAAGAAAAGCGTAACAAAGACAAATGTATTTGCCAATGGCATGTCAGCTGGATCACCACATCGGTATGGCAATGGGAAATCGCCAGTAAATGGCATCTATATCAATGGAAATGGCAACGGTTTGCATGTTTGA
- the LOC122578171 gene encoding CTP synthase-like isoform X1 yields the protein MKYVLVTGGVVSGLGKGVTASSIGLLLQSCGLRVTSIKIDPYLNKDAGTMSPFEHGEVFVLDDGGEVDLDLGNYERFLDVKLTRDNNITTGKIYQSVIDKERKGDYLGKTVQVVPHITDAIQDWIERVAAVPVDGKEGPPDVCVIELGGTIGDIESMPFIEALGQFSYRVGAGNFCLIHVSLVPVLNVVGEQKTKPTQHSVRGLRSLGLTPNILACRSTTALDANVKEKLSRFCHVPEENIVTLYDVSNIWHIPLLLRDQKAHEAILKVLDVDLSCIVSKPVLREWTARAQLCDMLNETVRVAMVGKYTGLSDSYLSVLKALLHASVACRRKLVINWVSASDLEDVTAIENPEVNRAAWNSLKSADAVLVPGGFGDRGVEGKIIAAKYARENNIPYLGICLGMQTAVIEYARSILGLENANSTEFDPNTTDPCVIFMPEGSKTHMGGTMRLGSRRTYFQNLDSKAAQLYGSQRFIDERHRHRYEVNPDMVLQLEKAGLSFTGKDESGRRMQVIELESHPYFVAVQFHPEFKSRPGKPSALFLGLIAAASGQLDLLLKKSVTKTNVFANGMSAGSPHRYGNGKSPVNGIYINGNGNGLHV from the exons ATGAAGTATGTTTTAGTGACTGGAGGTGTTGTAAGTGGACTTGGAAAAGGAGTGACTGCTAGCAGTATTggtcttcttcttcaatcttGCGGTCTTCGTGTTACTTCGATTAAAATTG ATCCATATTTAAATAAAGATGCAGGAACAATGTCTCCATTTGAGCATGGAGAAGTGTTTGTATTGGATGATGGAGGAGAA GTGGATTTGGACCTTGGCAACTATGAACGGTTTCTTGACGTTAAATTGACACGTGATAATAATATCACCACCGGAAAAATTTACCAG TCGGTCATCGACAAGGAGAGAAAGGGAGATTATCTTGGAAAAACTGTTCAG GTTGTTCCCCACATCACAGATGCTATTCAGGATTGGATCGAACGTGTAGCAGCTGTACCAGTAGATGGAAAAGAAGGCCCGCCTGATGTTTGTGTTATTGAATTAGGCGGCACTATAG GGGACATTGAATCTATGCCATTTATTGAGGCTCTTGGACAATTCTCATACCGTGTTG GTGCCGGAAACTTCTGTTTAATACATGTCAGCCTCGTGCCTGTTCTCAATGTTGTTGGTGAACAA aaaacaaaacCGACCCAACACAGTGTTCGGGGATTAAGAAGCTTGGGATTGACGCCAAATATATTAGCTTGTCGCAGCACAACG GCATTGGATGCGAATGTTAAAGAGAAACTTTCTAGGTTTTGCCATGTTCCG GAAGAGAACATAGTCACCTTATATGATGTCTCCAACATATGGCATATACCTCTACTCTTACGT GACCAGAAGGCCCACGAAGCAATACTGAAGGTGCTAGACGTGGACCTTTCATG TATTGTATCTAAACCCGTATTGAGAGAATGGACAGCTAGAGCTCAACTTTGTGACATGCTAAATGAGACG GTCAGGGTTGCCATGGTTGGGAAGTACACTGGTCTTTCAGATTCTTACCTATCTGTGCTAAAG GCTTTGTTGCATGCTTCTGTTGCGTGCAGAAGAAAATTAGTCATCAATTGGGTGTCTGCTAGTGATCTTGAAGATGTAACTGCCATAGAA AATCCCGAAGTTAACAGAGCTGCTTGGAATTCCTTGAAG TCTGCGGATGCTGTTCTTGTTCCCGGTGGATTTGGTGACCGAGGTGTGGAAGGGAAGATTATTGCAGCAAAATATGCACGTGAAAACAATATCCCGTATCTTGGCATTTGTTTAGGAATGCAGACTGCTGTGATCGAGTATGCAAGATCCATTCTTGGTCTTGAGAATGCAAATAGCACCGAATTCGATCCAAATACTACTGATCCTTGTGTTATTTTTATGCCCGAG GGTTCAAAAACTCATATGGGTGGTACTATGCGGCTCGGATCTAGGAGGacgtattttcaaaatttagacTCAAAAGCCGCACAATT GTATGGTAGTCAAAGGTTCATTGATGAGAGACATCGACATCGATATGAg GTGAATCCCGACATGGTGTTACAGCTAGAAAAAGCTGGTCTGAGCTTCACAGGTAAAGATGAAAGTGGTCGGCGTATGCAG GTTATTGAACTAGAGAGTCATCCATACTTTGTCGCCGTTCAGTTTCATCCCGAGTTTAAGTCTAGGCCTGGAAAGCCTTCTGCACTTTTCTTAG GGCTTATTGCAGCAGCTAGTGGTCAATTGGATTTGCTTCTGAAGAAAAGCGTAACAAAGACAAATGTATTTGCCAATGGCATGTCAGCTGGATCACCACATCGGTATGGCAATGGGAAATCGCCAGTAAATGGCATCTATATCAATGGAAATGGCAACGGTTTGCATGTTTGA